A portion of the [Limnothrix rosea] IAM M-220 genome contains these proteins:
- a CDS encoding glycoside hydrolase family 10 protein, producing the protein MAIAVTLGRILRTIVDYDGKNSRHNLNCMGWQWWLGRFGVLGLVSIVCLGDTSERAIAQPQWSEQDILPNSVYSADIQLPLRYEPIPQEFMRLGQGLETMKYRWQSSQLTYQAQQTLGHNSADAHKMNEAAHQDFLDKIQRKIDTYYYFVEAREFALATAEARDIGQLVGTAHQQQTPTETSEIRAIWLDRGAIVAAKNEVGLAKVFDRFAQAGMNVVFMETVNASYPIFPSTVAPEQNPALKGWDALASGVKLAHARGMELHAWSWIFAAANQRHNEIMGQPRYYLGPVLSKNPDWVAGDRRGEPFHYRSRKAFFDPAHPEVQAYLIDLLTEIATKYDVDGIQFDYIRYPFHEVTRNEVYGFGDAGREKFRRNGYRDPTLLQVGDRHWQAWQDFRVEQVDQFVEKASRTLKQQRPDLTLSAAVFALPRTQRLEQIQQNWEAWIENGDLDLLVPMTYANNAPALAELTENLLRSFPQRSTLLVPSIRLLDLESGLALDQRELLRQLPTAGNAFFAASNLNADVVESLGTRPAVLPHREPLQAIAQRFQTLQQEWSLSFVETPWEAAATVFIRNLQQSQQNFNKKNLLLTQSYWVDFRQAFQPHLETYAKQNPYQAEVWQHRLDGIEQLLHYGDRQLSFIP; encoded by the coding sequence TTGGCGATCGCCGTAACCTTAGGAAGGATTTTGCGAACGATTGTCGATTATGATGGGAAAAATTCACGTCACAATCTCAACTGTATGGGCTGGCAATGGTGGTTAGGAAGATTTGGGGTGTTGGGTTTGGTGTCGATAGTTTGCCTCGGTGATACCTCTGAAAGGGCGATCGCCCAGCCCCAGTGGTCAGAGCAGGATATTTTACCGAATAGCGTCTACAGCGCAGACATACAGCTACCGCTACGTTACGAGCCGATTCCCCAAGAGTTTATGCGCCTCGGCCAAGGGCTGGAAACCATGAAATACCGTTGGCAGAGCAGTCAACTCACCTACCAAGCCCAACAGACTTTAGGACACAACAGCGCCGATGCCCACAAAATGAATGAGGCGGCCCATCAAGATTTTCTCGACAAAATCCAGCGCAAAATTGATACCTATTACTATTTTGTGGAAGCAAGGGAATTTGCCTTAGCGACGGCTGAGGCGCGGGACATCGGTCAATTAGTCGGTACGGCTCACCAACAGCAAACACCGACGGAAACATCGGAAATTCGCGCCATTTGGTTAGATCGTGGCGCAATTGTAGCGGCAAAAAATGAAGTTGGTTTAGCAAAGGTGTTTGATCGTTTTGCCCAGGCCGGCATGAATGTCGTATTTATGGAAACGGTAAATGCTAGCTACCCGATTTTTCCGAGTACTGTTGCGCCAGAACAAAATCCGGCTTTAAAGGGTTGGGATGCCCTCGCCAGCGGCGTTAAACTTGCCCATGCTCGTGGGATGGAATTGCATGCTTGGAGTTGGATTTTTGCCGCAGCGAACCAACGCCATAACGAAATTATGGGTCAGCCTCGGTATTATTTGGGGCCTGTGTTGAGTAAAAATCCAGACTGGGTAGCGGGCGATCGCCGGGGTGAGCCGTTCCATTACCGTAGTCGTAAGGCGTTTTTTGATCCCGCTCATCCTGAAGTGCAGGCCTATCTCATCGATTTACTGACGGAAATTGCGACAAAGTATGACGTTGACGGTATCCAGTTTGATTATATTCGCTACCCTTTCCATGAGGTCACTCGCAATGAAGTGTATGGGTTTGGGGATGCTGGACGGGAAAAGTTTCGGCGCAATGGTTATCGTGATCCGACCCTATTACAAGTTGGCGATCGCCACTGGCAAGCATGGCAAGATTTTCGAGTGGAACAAGTAGACCAGTTTGTCGAGAAAGCCAGTCGCACCCTAAAGCAACAGCGACCAGACTTAACCCTATCCGCTGCCGTTTTTGCCCTACCCCGCACCCAACGCCTCGAACAAATCCAACAAAACTGGGAGGCTTGGATCGAAAACGGTGACCTCGATCTCCTCGTACCCATGACCTATGCCAACAATGCTCCAGCCTTAGCAGAACTAACCGAGAATTTACTCCGCTCATTTCCCCAACGCAGCACGTTGCTTGTGCCCAGTATTCGATTATTAGACTTAGAGTCCGGACTGGCTCTAGATCAGCGCGAATTATTACGACAGTTACCTACCGCTGGTAACGCTTTTTTTGCTGCCTCTAACCTCAATGCTGATGTTGTTGAGTCCCTCGGTACTAGGCCTGCTGTGTTGCCCCACCGTGAACCGTTACAGGCGATCGCCCAGCGTTTCCAAACCCTACAACAGGAATGGTCCCTCAGCTTTGTCGAGACCCCGTGGGAAGCAGCCGCCACAGTATTTATTCGTAATTTGCAGCAAAGCCAACAAAATTTTAATAAAAAAAACCTACTATTAACTCAGAGCTACTGGGTTGATTTTCGACAGGCCTTTCAACCTCACCTTGAAACCTACGCTAAGCAGAACCCTTATCAAGCCGAAGTTTGGCAGCATCGCCTTGATGGCATCGAACAACTCCTTCACTATGGCGATCGCCAGCTCTCTTTCATTCCCTAG
- a CDS encoding AI-2E family transporter — MSERKVTVSLSTLLLIVGSVLLLFLLWQLRSLLVVLMIAVVIAATLAPVIRTAESFRVPRWLAVIGVYLGLISVLTGAVLLVGPTVVDQIQKLVRKLPLYLEILGVLAQSLLVRLGMTEPDMLNQLNQLFDLQSLTSWAFKSSQEVLIRSYGITRGVIGGLLSLILAFFLSGYMLSGSDKLLAGFTSLFPEPWDKLLLAQVPLMSERMGGYIQGRILVSSILGVVITIGLRLLGISDLALGLGVIAGGTNLIPFFGPVLGAIPALIVAIAQGGWTFLWVFLLFLMIQNLETYVLDPLLVGSSVKVNPLYQLLAVLGGAQVLGILGAVIVPPWVAGAAVLLDNLYLKPKIAIPSKVLSPFDNLTSQKN, encoded by the coding sequence ATGTCTGAACGGAAAGTTACCGTTTCCCTTTCGACCTTACTGCTCATCGTCGGTTCAGTATTGTTGCTGTTTCTCCTGTGGCAATTACGCAGCCTCCTTGTGGTGCTCATGATTGCCGTCGTTATTGCCGCTACCCTTGCCCCAGTGATCCGCACAGCAGAATCCTTCCGAGTACCGCGCTGGCTCGCTGTGATAGGCGTATACCTCGGCTTAATCTCTGTTTTGACTGGCGCTGTCCTACTGGTGGGGCCAACGGTGGTTGACCAGATCCAGAAACTGGTGCGCAAATTACCGCTTTATCTAGAAATTCTTGGGGTTTTAGCCCAGTCCCTGCTTGTTCGTCTCGGTATGACTGAGCCAGATATGCTGAATCAGCTCAACCAACTCTTTGATCTCCAGTCCCTAACCTCTTGGGCCTTCAAATCGTCCCAGGAAGTGTTAATTCGTTCCTATGGCATTACCCGTGGTGTGATCGGTGGCTTACTAAGTTTGATCTTGGCCTTTTTCCTTTCCGGCTATATGTTGTCTGGCTCTGATAAATTACTGGCTGGATTTACAAGTCTATTTCCAGAACCCTGGGATAAGCTTTTACTCGCACAGGTTCCGCTGATGAGTGAACGTATGGGCGGTTATATTCAAGGCCGTATTTTAGTGTCTAGCATTTTGGGGGTTGTCATTACGATTGGACTACGGTTATTGGGTATTTCTGATTTAGCTTTAGGTTTAGGGGTGATTGCCGGTGGCACAAACTTGATTCCATTTTTTGGGCCAGTTTTAGGGGCTATTCCCGCGCTCATTGTGGCGATCGCCCAAGGTGGCTGGACATTTTTATGGGTATTCCTACTATTTTTGATGATTCAAAATCTCGAAACCTACGTTCTTGACCCATTACTCGTTGGCTCGTCCGTAAAAGTTAATCCCCTCTACCAGCTACTTGCCGTCCTCGGAGGCGCACAAGTACTCGGTATTTTAGGAGCTGTGATTGTTCCCCCTTGGGTTGCTGGCGCTGCAGTGCTACTGGACAATCTTTATCTCAAGCCCAAAATTGCCATCCCTTCAAAGGTGCTATCACCCTTCGACAACCTTACATCCCAGAAAAACTAA
- a CDS encoding amino acid permease gives MTNAQEKSGLGMFGGVYTPSILTILGVIMYLRFGWVVGNAGLLGTLAIVTLANVITFLTALSICAIATDKVVRVGGAYYMISRSLGLETGGAVGIPLYFAQAFSVALYTIGFAESVVQVFPNLSQLYVALIVTILVGVLALTSASIAIKAQYFIMAAIVLSLLSFFLGKPLVEAGDVAMWGSSAATPIPFWTVFAVFFPAVTGIMSGVNMSGDLKDPVKSIPTGTLAAVATGYVIYMVIPLFLFQRGDTASLIDDPLVMQRLSLWAPAILLGVWGATLSSAIGSILGAPRVLQALARDGVLPPWLGFLGTGSGRDDEPRMGTIATLGVAIAAVCIGDLNLIAPVLTMFFLTTYFVLNVSAGIETFLQSPSFRPTFRVHWALSLLGAIGCLGVMFLINAIATVVAALIVLCIYIWLQRREIETAWGDVRRGLWMALISKAIYQVLGSDDSKNWRPHLLVLSGAPRKRWSLIELADAFSHNRALMTVASILPTGSRDAGQQLKLETTIRDYISKRGIRALVRVSTAEDPFDGAMNLIETYGLGDLVPNTILLGASESPERIKTYCQLIEDIHIAERNVVIFRENPQFIFGQRRRIDIWWGGIQTNGGLMLMLAYLLRTDIEWRNAQIYLKLVVQDEAAAQAARQNLEELISVSRIKAEPIVIIAGDRPFDQILHESSAHADLVFLGMARPTEHPDFMQYYITLQERIQPLPSTVFVLAAPNYAFAEVIGSNRAAT, from the coding sequence ATGACTAATGCCCAAGAAAAATCCGGTTTAGGGATGTTTGGGGGGGTTTATACTCCTTCTATTTTGACGATTTTGGGGGTCATTATGTACCTCCGTTTTGGCTGGGTAGTGGGGAATGCGGGTTTGCTGGGAACCCTTGCCATCGTTACCCTTGCTAATGTCATTACTTTTCTGACGGCGCTATCTATCTGTGCGATCGCCACGGATAAAGTCGTGCGGGTGGGAGGGGCTTACTATATGATTAGTCGCTCTCTGGGTCTGGAAACCGGTGGAGCTGTGGGCATTCCTCTATATTTTGCCCAGGCTTTTTCTGTGGCACTCTACACCATTGGTTTTGCGGAAAGTGTGGTGCAGGTTTTCCCGAATCTGAGCCAGCTTTATGTTGCTTTAATCGTGACTATTTTGGTGGGCGTTTTAGCTTTAACCTCTGCCAGTATTGCCATTAAAGCTCAGTATTTCATCATGGCGGCGATCGTTTTGTCTTTGCTGTCGTTCTTCTTGGGTAAACCGCTGGTAGAAGCTGGCGATGTTGCCATGTGGGGTTCTAGTGCGGCAACGCCGATTCCTTTTTGGACAGTATTTGCGGTCTTTTTTCCGGCGGTTACTGGTATTATGTCGGGCGTTAATATGTCGGGTGATCTAAAGGATCCGGTGAAGTCCATTCCGACGGGAACCCTTGCGGCGGTGGCGACGGGCTATGTGATCTATATGGTGATTCCGCTCTTTCTCTTTCAGCGGGGAGATACGGCCAGTTTAATTGATGATCCCCTCGTCATGCAGCGGTTGTCACTGTGGGCACCAGCTATTTTGCTGGGTGTTTGGGGTGCGACTCTGAGTAGTGCGATTGGTAGTATCCTTGGTGCGCCTAGGGTATTGCAGGCATTGGCAAGGGATGGTGTGTTGCCGCCTTGGCTTGGTTTTCTCGGTACTGGTAGTGGTCGTGATGATGAGCCGCGTATGGGCACTATTGCGACTCTTGGGGTGGCGATCGCCGCTGTTTGTATTGGGGATTTAAACCTAATTGCCCCAGTATTGACCATGTTCTTTTTGACGACCTACTTCGTTCTGAATGTGTCAGCGGGCATCGAAACTTTTTTGCAAAGCCCTTCGTTCCGGCCCACCTTTAGGGTGCATTGGGCGCTATCTCTACTGGGGGCGATCGGCTGTTTGGGCGTGATGTTTTTGATCAATGCGATCGCCACCGTGGTTGCAGCCCTGATCGTACTTTGTATTTACATTTGGCTACAGCGCCGCGAAATTGAAACCGCCTGGGGCGATGTCCGTCGGGGTCTATGGATGGCCCTTATTAGTAAGGCGATCTACCAAGTTTTAGGATCTGATGATAGTAAAAATTGGCGTCCTCACCTTTTAGTCTTGTCCGGTGCACCCCGAAAAAGGTGGTCACTCATTGAGCTTGCCGATGCCTTTAGTCACAACCGCGCCCTCATGACCGTTGCTAGTATTTTGCCCACAGGCTCCCGTGATGCGGGCCAACAGCTAAAGCTCGAAACAACAATTCGTGACTACATCAGTAAGCGCGGTATTCGAGCCTTAGTGCGGGTGAGTACTGCCGAGGATCCCTTTGATGGGGCGATGAATCTCATCGAAACCTACGGCCTTGGTGATTTGGTTCCCAATACAATTTTGCTTGGAGCCAGTGAATCGCCAGAACGCATTAAAACCTATTGTCAGCTCATCGAAGATATTCATATTGCTGAACGTAATGTCGTGATTTTCCGGGAAAATCCCCAGTTTATTTTCGGCCAACGCAGGCGTATTGATATTTGGTGGGGCGGTATCCAAACAAATGGAGGTTTGATGTTGATGTTGGCGTATTTATTGCGCACCGACATCGAATGGCGCAATGCTCAAATTTATCTCAAGCTGGTTGTCCAGGATGAAGCAGCCGCCCAGGCCGCCAGACAAAACCTTGAAGAATTGATTTCTGTTTCCCGGATTAAGGCAGAACCCATTGTCATTATTGCCGGCGATCGCCCGTTCGACCAGATTTTACACGAATCCTCAGCCCATGCAGACCTTGTCTTTTTAGGCATGGCTCGCCCAACCGAACATCCAGATTTTATGCAGTATTACATAACCCTCCAAGAACGGATACAGCCCTTGCCCAGCACCGTCTTTGTCCTTGCCGCACCAAACTATGCCTTTGCAGAAGTCATCGGCTCCAACCGTGCTGCCACCTAA
- a CDS encoding sensor histidine kinase, producing the protein MPIEAPHQNKHQNIRPFGLGDWFAIPPVDPKTQQVRLPKSLVWAVWFICLLPLCLNLIGADFASYQLPFAPETYTAATPIDVLYETLSGSFTHTILEWSAFCTAIFTVVLAFIHFRLRQDVTTPVIGVALLCAGVMDAFHTLAADRLVEAVADNQDLIPFTWAICRMANVLLTLMGVSIFLLLKPKKWKKSIYLVLGISLVFGLLSYGVIDLAATSQNLPRTTYPDALFTRPWDVTPLVLFVFAGLFIYPRFNKSYPSIFAHSLIISTIPNVMTQIHMSFGSTALFDHHFNVAHFLKIIAYLVPLAGLICDYYYTYKKVDLVNRNLNLKIQEQEETAYALRDSEHLLLKKNQELQEAFVSLKETQTQLIQTEKMSSLGQMVAGIAHEINNPVNFIHGNVIHLQQHFEDLMELVALYEAQYPQDDGAIAELMEDIDLEFLKGDMPKILTSMKMGSDRIREMVLSLRNFSRLDEADIKATDLTEGIESTLTILNSRLKNHVEVVKNYGDLPLVNCYPAQLNQIWMNLMTNAIDAMEERKQQDKDFKPKLTLSTQVMDEKYVCVAIADNGSGFDLSIRHKIFDPFFTTKPIGKGTGLGLSIVYQIVEKHQGRIDMESQPNQGTAFRVVLPIKLIEVT; encoded by the coding sequence ATGCCGATAGAAGCGCCCCACCAGAATAAACATCAAAATATTCGTCCCTTCGGCCTAGGTGACTGGTTCGCCATACCTCCAGTTGATCCCAAAACACAACAGGTAAGACTGCCAAAATCCCTTGTTTGGGCGGTCTGGTTCATCTGTCTTTTGCCCCTGTGCCTCAATCTGATCGGCGCAGATTTTGCCTCCTACCAGCTCCCCTTTGCGCCAGAAACCTATACTGCTGCGACACCCATTGATGTTTTGTATGAAACCCTCAGTGGTAGCTTTACCCATACCATCCTTGAGTGGAGCGCCTTTTGTACCGCGATTTTCACTGTCGTACTCGCTTTTATTCATTTCCGCCTCCGACAGGATGTCACCACTCCAGTGATCGGTGTTGCCCTACTATGCGCCGGAGTAATGGATGCATTTCACACCCTTGCGGCGGATCGTCTCGTTGAAGCTGTCGCCGATAATCAAGATCTAATCCCCTTTACTTGGGCGATTTGTCGGATGGCAAATGTGCTTTTAACCCTAATGGGAGTAAGCATTTTCCTCCTTCTAAAACCCAAAAAATGGAAAAAGAGCATTTATCTTGTTTTAGGCATTAGTCTTGTCTTTGGCTTGTTATCCTATGGGGTGATTGATCTCGCTGCAACGAGCCAAAATTTGCCGAGAACGACCTATCCCGACGCATTATTTACAAGACCTTGGGACGTTACACCTCTCGTTTTATTTGTCTTTGCTGGGCTGTTTATTTATCCTCGCTTTAATAAGAGCTATCCGAGTATTTTTGCCCACTCTCTAATTATCAGCACCATTCCCAATGTCATGACGCAAATTCACATGTCGTTTGGGTCTACGGCGTTGTTTGACCATCATTTTAATGTGGCTCATTTTCTAAAAATTATTGCTTATCTTGTGCCTTTAGCGGGCTTAATTTGTGACTACTATTACACCTATAAAAAAGTTGATCTTGTGAATCGTAATCTAAATTTAAAAATCCAAGAGCAAGAAGAAACGGCCTATGCCCTTAGGGATTCAGAACATCTGCTACTCAAAAAAAATCAAGAATTACAAGAAGCATTTGTTTCCCTGAAGGAGACGCAAACGCAATTGATCCAAACGGAAAAAATGTCCTCGTTGGGGCAAATGGTGGCGGGTATTGCCCATGAGATTAATAATCCGGTGAATTTCATCCACGGTAATGTGATTCATCTGCAACAGCATTTTGAGGACTTAATGGAGTTGGTGGCGCTTTATGAGGCGCAGTATCCCCAAGATGATGGGGCGATCGCCGAACTGATGGAAGATATTGACTTAGAGTTTTTGAAAGGGGATATGCCCAAGATTTTAACCTCCATGAAAATGGGGTCTGATCGCATTCGGGAAATGGTGTTATCCCTACGGAATTTTTCACGATTAGACGAAGCTGATATTAAAGCAACGGACTTAACAGAAGGTATTGAAAGTACTTTAACGATTCTCAATAGTCGCCTTAAAAACCATGTCGAGGTGGTCAAAAATTATGGCGATTTGCCGCTCGTCAATTGTTATCCGGCACAGCTTAATCAGATTTGGATGAATTTGATGACGAATGCTATTGATGCTATGGAAGAACGCAAGCAGCAAGATAAGGACTTTAAACCAAAATTAACTTTGAGTACACAGGTTATGGATGAAAAATATGTTTGTGTGGCGATCGCCGACAATGGTTCAGGCTTTGATCTGTCAATACGCCACAAAATTTTTGACCCATTTTTCACCACAAAACCCATTGGCAAAGGCACAGGTTTAGGGTTATCGATTGTTTACCAAATTGTCGAAAAACACCAAGGCAGAATTGATATGGAGTCACAACCAAATCAGGGAACAGCCTTCCGTGTGGTTTTACCGATCAAGTTAATTGAAGTCACTTAA